From Variovorax sp. J2L1-78, the proteins below share one genomic window:
- a CDS encoding MFS transporter yields the protein MSSTTPAQPLSLKQVLICGAMIVTLSMGIRHGFGLWLQPITQEQGWTRQTFSLAIAIQNLSWGVMGVFAGMLADKLGAFRVLLIGAACYALGLAGMALSPTPLLFALTAGVLIGAAQAGTTYAVIYGVIGRQIPVERRSWAMGVAAAAGSFGQFLMVPIEGQLIARLGWHTALLALAAVVLLIVPLAFGLREPARVAMLGARREQSIVQAVIEAFRYPSFGLLMAGYFVCGFQVVFIGVHMPSYLKDKGLSPEVASYALALIGLFNVFGSYAAGTLGQRLSKRKILASIYFGRAIAISLFLIVPLSPLSVYVFAAVIGFLWLSTVPATNALIAQIFGVAHLSMLSGFVFLGHQVGSFLGVWLGGFLYDRTGSYDIVWYIAIALGVMAALVNLPVKEGAIARPAPQPQSA from the coding sequence ATGTCCTCGACCACCCCGGCCCAACCGCTGTCGCTCAAGCAGGTCCTGATCTGCGGCGCCATGATCGTCACCCTGTCCATGGGCATCCGGCACGGTTTCGGCCTGTGGCTGCAGCCGATCACCCAGGAGCAGGGCTGGACGCGCCAGACCTTCTCGCTGGCCATCGCCATCCAGAACCTCTCCTGGGGCGTGATGGGCGTGTTCGCCGGCATGCTGGCCGACAAGCTCGGCGCCTTCCGCGTGCTGCTGATCGGCGCGGCCTGCTATGCGCTGGGGCTGGCCGGCATGGCGCTGTCGCCGACGCCGCTGCTCTTCGCCCTCACGGCCGGCGTGCTGATCGGCGCGGCGCAGGCGGGCACAACCTATGCCGTGATCTACGGCGTGATCGGGCGGCAGATCCCCGTGGAGCGGCGCTCGTGGGCGATGGGCGTGGCGGCGGCCGCCGGCTCCTTCGGCCAGTTCCTGATGGTGCCGATCGAGGGCCAGCTGATCGCCCGCCTGGGCTGGCACACCGCGCTGCTGGCGCTCGCCGCGGTGGTGCTGCTGATCGTGCCGCTGGCCTTCGGGCTGCGCGAGCCAGCGCGCGTGGCCATGCTCGGCGCCCGGCGCGAGCAGAGCATCGTCCAGGCGGTGATCGAGGCCTTCAGGTACCCCAGCTTCGGCCTGCTGATGGCCGGCTATTTCGTCTGCGGCTTCCAGGTGGTCTTCATCGGCGTGCACATGCCCAGCTACCTCAAGGACAAGGGCCTGTCGCCCGAAGTGGCCAGCTACGCGCTGGCGCTGATCGGCCTGTTCAACGTGTTCGGCTCGTACGCGGCCGGCACGCTCGGGCAACGGCTGTCCAAGCGGAAGATCCTGGCGTCCATCTACTTCGGGCGCGCCATCGCCATCTCGCTGTTCCTGATCGTGCCGCTCTCGCCGCTGTCGGTCTACGTCTTCGCGGCGGTGATCGGCTTCCTCTGGCTGTCGACCGTGCCGGCGACCAATGCGCTGATCGCGCAGATCTTCGGCGTGGCCCACCTGTCGATGCTCAGCGGCTTCGTCTTCCTGGGCCACCAGGTCGGCTCGTTCCTGGGCGTGTGGCTCGGGGGCTTCCTGTACGACCGCACCGGCAGCTACGACATCGTCTGGTACATCGCCATCGCGCTGGGCGTGATGGCGGCGCTGGTCAACCTGCCGGTGAAGGAGGGCGCGATCGCCCGGCCGGCGCCTCAACCTCAATCGGCCTGA
- the bamC gene encoding outer membrane protein assembly factor BamC, whose translation MKNFSRFALLALVASLTACSVLEGDKIDYKSAGKAPTLEVPPDLSQLSRENRYAVPGGAVSANSYQAGKADAPSIPTAVATLGDVRMERAGNTRWIVVNRPAEQLWEPVRDFWQENGFLLTTEQRNLGIMETDWAENRAKLPQDIIRGTLGKLIDSVYSTSELDRFRTRIERTPNGTEIYVSHRGMEEVYTNNATKDQTVWQPRASNPELETEFLRRLMVKLGVSQEQSKALTASAANVSTVSKVATVDGRPVVQIPEGFDRAWRRVGLALDRTGFTVEDRDRSAGTYFVRYVTPNPDKKEPGLFAKMLSFGKAAKDESPLKYRILVKSQGEASTVSVLNEAGVPDTTDNAQRIVKVIADDLK comes from the coding sequence TTGAAGAATTTTTCGCGATTCGCACTGCTGGCCCTGGTCGCCAGCCTGACTGCCTGCTCGGTCCTCGAGGGCGACAAGATCGACTACAAGAGCGCCGGCAAGGCCCCGACGTTGGAGGTCCCGCCGGACCTGAGCCAGCTGTCGCGTGAAAACCGCTACGCCGTGCCCGGCGGTGCCGTGTCGGCCAACAGCTACCAGGCCGGCAAGGCCGATGCGCCGAGCATCCCGACGGCCGTCGCGACGCTGGGCGACGTGCGCATGGAACGCGCCGGCAACACCCGCTGGATCGTGGTCAACCGCCCGGCCGAGCAGCTGTGGGAGCCCGTGCGCGACTTCTGGCAGGAGAACGGCTTCCTGCTGACCACTGAGCAGCGCAACCTGGGCATCATGGAGACCGACTGGGCCGAGAACCGCGCCAAGCTGCCGCAGGACATCATCCGCGGCACGCTGGGCAAGCTGATCGACTCGGTCTACTCCACCAGCGAGCTCGACCGCTTCCGCACCCGCATCGAGCGCACGCCCAACGGCACCGAGATCTACGTCAGCCACCGCGGCATGGAAGAGGTTTACACCAACAACGCGACCAAGGACCAGACGGTCTGGCAGCCGCGCGCGAGCAACCCCGAACTCGAGACCGAGTTCCTGCGTCGCCTGATGGTCAAGCTGGGCGTCTCGCAGGAGCAGTCGAAGGCGCTGACCGCCAGCGCGGCCAACGTGAGCACCGTGAGCAAGGTCGCCACCGTCGACGGCCGCCCGGTGGTGCAGATCCCCGAAGGCTTCGACCGCGCCTGGCGCCGGGTCGGCCTCGCGCTCGACCGCACCGGTTTCACCGTGGAAGACCGCGACCGCAGCGCCGGCACCTACTTCGTGCGCTACGTGACGCCCAATCCCGACAAGAAGGAACCGGGCCTGTTCGCCAAGATGCTGAGCTTCGGCAAGGCTGCCAAGGACGAGAGCCCGCTGAAGTACCGCATCTTGGTCAAGAGCCAGGGCGAGGCCAGCACGGTCTCGGTGCTCAACGAAGCCGGCGTGCCCGATACCACGGACAACGCACAGCGTATCGTCAAGGTCATCGCCGACGACCTGAAGTAA
- a CDS encoding lytic transglycosylase domain-containing protein, whose amino-acid sequence MSASRFRTLLASLVLIAAPVFAHAADIYGYVDAQGVAHFAAEKLDARYQLFFKGGQQFDTADGIAPLGIARAPKGADGGSVTPAAQTLLALFEASPNYKVAKAALRDAARTHSIDYELLQALVATESGFDAQAVSPKGALGLMQLMPGTAERYGVRGDKRKTQEAKLFDPRINITAGARYLDHLIELFEGQIELALAAYNAGEGAVQRAGNKIPNYRETQNYVKTVLQLYAYLKPGMTTGHGQAPGRVRMEIAAPRAAAEGIDTAPPATE is encoded by the coding sequence ATGTCCGCATCCCGCTTCCGAACCCTGCTGGCGAGCCTCGTGCTGATCGCCGCGCCGGTGTTCGCGCATGCCGCCGACATCTACGGCTATGTCGACGCGCAGGGCGTGGCGCACTTCGCTGCTGAGAAGCTCGATGCGCGTTACCAGCTCTTCTTCAAGGGCGGGCAGCAGTTCGACACGGCCGACGGCATCGCGCCGCTGGGCATCGCGCGGGCACCGAAAGGCGCCGACGGCGGCAGCGTGACGCCGGCCGCCCAGACGCTGCTGGCGCTGTTCGAGGCCTCGCCCAATTACAAGGTTGCCAAGGCCGCGCTGCGCGACGCAGCGCGCACGCATTCGATCGACTACGAGCTGTTGCAGGCGCTGGTCGCCACCGAGTCGGGCTTCGACGCGCAGGCCGTGTCGCCCAAGGGCGCGCTCGGCCTGATGCAGCTGATGCCCGGCACGGCCGAGCGCTACGGCGTGCGCGGCGACAAGCGCAAGACGCAAGAGGCCAAGCTGTTCGACCCGCGCATCAACATCACCGCGGGCGCCCGCTACCTGGACCACCTGATCGAGCTGTTCGAAGGCCAGATCGAGCTGGCGCTGGCCGCTTACAACGCTGGCGAGGGGGCGGTGCAGCGCGCCGGCAACAAGATCCCGAACTACCGCGAGACGCAGAACTACGTGAAGACCGTGCTGCAGCTCTACGCGTATCTCAAGCCTGGCATGACCACCGGCCACGGCCAGGCGCCGGGCCGGGTGCGCATGGAAATCGCCGCGCCGCGCGCCGCGGCCGAAGGCATCGACACGGCCCCGCCGGCCACCGAATAG
- the parC gene encoding DNA topoisomerase IV subunit A → MDDQPTLDLPNPEDPNALTLADYAQTAYLEYALSVVKGRALPDVSDGQKPVQRRILYSMSRMGLGFGGTNGTVGAKPVKSARVVGDVLGRFHPHSDQAAYDALVRMAQDFSQRYPLVDGQGNFGSRDGDGAAAMRYTEARLARITSLLLDEIDEGTVDFIPNYDGSTEEPRLLPARLPFVLLNGASGIAVGLATEIPSHNLREIADACVALIKSNGKLSDEELLQIVPGPDYPGGAQIISSASDIADAYRTGRGSLKVRARWKIEDLARGQWQLVVNELPPGVSTQKVLEEIEELTNPKIKAGKKALSTEQVQVKAAILSVLDVVRDESSKDAAVRLVFEPKTSRISQEEFITTLLAQTSLESSSSINLTMVGIDGKPVQKSMRQMLNEWIAFREVTVEKRSKHRLGKVLDRIHILEGRQLVLLNIDEVIAIIRAADDPKAALIARFNLSERQAEDILEIRLRQLARLEAIKIEQELKGLREEQKKLEDILGSPAALRRLLVKEIEADAKTFEDARRTLIQAEKRAVAEVKVVDEPVTVIVSQKGWVRTQKGWASEKAANGAPAEYSFKSGDTLYGAFECRSVDTLLVFGTAKDKTVRVYTVPVASLPGGRGDGQPVTTLIELDSGTQLAHYFAGPVGAQLLLSNSGGYGFIASVENMMSRQRGGKAFIDVGEGEQLCRPSLVGGASGAEPMPAATHVACASTGGRILTFDITELKALPKGGRGLTLIDLEAKDTLAGAAAYTRSVKIEGIGRGGKERDETLEIRSLNNAKAARGRKGKAADLGFKPAQITRVQ, encoded by the coding sequence ATGGACGACCAACCCACGCTCGACCTCCCGAACCCCGAAGACCCCAACGCGCTGACGCTGGCCGACTACGCGCAGACCGCCTACCTCGAATACGCGCTCAGCGTGGTCAAGGGCCGCGCGCTGCCCGACGTGAGCGACGGCCAGAAGCCGGTGCAGCGCCGCATCCTCTATTCGATGTCGCGCATGGGCCTGGGCTTCGGCGGCACCAACGGCACGGTCGGTGCCAAGCCGGTGAAGAGCGCGCGCGTGGTCGGCGATGTGCTCGGCCGCTTCCACCCGCACAGCGACCAGGCCGCGTACGACGCACTGGTGCGCATGGCGCAGGATTTCTCGCAGCGCTACCCGCTGGTCGACGGCCAGGGCAACTTCGGCAGCCGCGACGGCGACGGCGCTGCGGCCATGCGGTACACGGAAGCACGCCTCGCACGCATCACGAGCCTGCTGCTCGACGAGATCGACGAAGGCACGGTCGACTTCATTCCCAACTACGACGGCAGCACCGAGGAGCCGCGCCTCTTGCCCGCGCGCCTGCCCTTCGTGCTGCTCAACGGCGCGAGCGGCATCGCGGTCGGCCTGGCCACGGAAATCCCGAGCCACAACCTGCGCGAGATCGCCGACGCCTGCGTCGCGCTCATCAAGTCGAACGGCAAGCTGAGCGACGAAGAGCTGCTGCAGATCGTGCCCGGCCCCGACTACCCCGGCGGCGCGCAGATCATCAGCAGTGCGAGCGACATCGCCGACGCCTACCGCACCGGCCGCGGCTCGCTCAAGGTGCGCGCGCGCTGGAAGATCGAGGACCTGGCGCGAGGCCAGTGGCAGCTGGTGGTCAACGAGCTGCCGCCGGGCGTCAGCACGCAGAAGGTGCTCGAAGAGATCGAAGAGCTGACCAACCCGAAGATCAAGGCCGGCAAGAAGGCGCTGTCGACCGAGCAGGTGCAGGTCAAGGCCGCCATCCTGTCGGTGCTCGACGTGGTGCGCGACGAGTCGAGCAAGGACGCCGCGGTGCGCCTGGTGTTCGAGCCCAAGACCTCGCGCATCAGCCAGGAAGAATTCATCACCACGCTGCTGGCGCAGACCTCGCTGGAGAGCTCGTCGTCGATCAACCTCACGATGGTCGGCATCGACGGCAAGCCGGTGCAGAAGTCGATGCGGCAGATGCTCAACGAGTGGATCGCCTTCCGCGAGGTCACCGTCGAGAAGCGCTCGAAGCACCGCCTGGGCAAGGTGCTCGACCGCATCCACATCCTCGAAGGCCGGCAGCTGGTGCTGCTGAACATCGACGAGGTGATCGCGATCATCCGCGCGGCCGACGACCCGAAGGCCGCGCTCATCGCGCGCTTCAACCTGAGCGAACGCCAGGCCGAAGACATCCTCGAGATCCGCCTGCGCCAACTGGCGCGGCTGGAAGCCATCAAGATCGAGCAGGAACTCAAGGGCCTGCGCGAAGAGCAGAAGAAGCTGGAAGACATCCTCGGCAGCCCGGCCGCGCTGCGCCGCCTGCTGGTCAAGGAAATCGAGGCCGATGCCAAGACCTTCGAAGACGCACGCCGCACGCTGATCCAGGCCGAGAAGCGCGCCGTGGCCGAAGTGAAGGTGGTCGACGAACCGGTGACCGTCATCGTGTCGCAGAAGGGCTGGGTCCGCACGCAGAAGGGCTGGGCCAGCGAGAAGGCGGCGAACGGCGCGCCGGCCGAGTACAGCTTCAAGTCCGGCGACACACTCTACGGCGCCTTCGAATGCCGCAGCGTCGACACGCTGCTGGTCTTCGGCACCGCCAAGGACAAGACGGTGCGCGTCTACACCGTGCCGGTCGCGTCGCTGCCAGGCGGCCGCGGCGACGGCCAGCCGGTCACCACGCTCATCGAGCTCGACAGCGGCACGCAGCTGGCGCACTACTTTGCGGGCCCGGTGGGCGCGCAGCTGCTGCTGTCGAACAGCGGCGGCTATGGATTCATCGCTTCGGTCGAGAACATGATGTCGCGCCAGCGCGGCGGCAAGGCCTTCATCGACGTGGGCGAGGGCGAGCAGCTCTGCCGTCCGTCGCTGGTCGGCGGCGCGAGCGGCGCCGAGCCGATGCCGGCCGCGACGCACGTGGCCTGCGCATCGACCGGCGGCCGCATCCTGACCTTCGACATCACCGAACTCAAGGCGCTGCCCAAGGGCGGCCGCGGGCTCACGCTGATCGACCTGGAAGCCAAGGACACGCTGGCGGGTGCCGCGGCCTATACGCGCAGCGTGAAGATCGAAGGCATCGGCCGTGGCGGCAAGGAACGCGACGAGACGCTCGAGATCCGTTCGCTCAACAATGCCAAGGCGGCGCGCGGCCGCAAGGGCAAGGCCGCCGACCTGGGCTTCAAGCCGGCGCAGATCACGCGGGTGCAGTGA
- a CDS encoding DNA topoisomerase IV subunit B — protein sequence MATSPKTLPEYSEGSIRVLKGLEPVKQRPGMYTRTDNPLHIIQEVLDNAADEALAGYGKKIKVTLHTDGSVGIEDDGRGIPFGLHPEEKAPVVELVFTRLHAGGKFDKGSGGAYSFSGGLHGVGVSVTNALSKRLEVVSHREGSVAQLAFSAGDVIEPLQIRPQTGGDRKQGTTVRAWPDAKYFEVATLPMHELTHLLRSKAVLMPGVSVTLVNEKSGDTQTWLYKGGLRDYLMQTLNGEPVIPLFEGAGHADKNADNFAEGEGADWCVAFTEDGQPVRESYVNLIPTSAGGTHESGLRDGLFTAVKSFIEFHSLLPKGVKLLPEDVFARASYVLSAKVLDPQFQGQIKERLNSRDAVRLVSSFVRPALELWLNQHVDYGKKLAELAIKAAQTRQKAGQKVEKRKGSGVAVLPGKLTDCESKDISHNEVFLVEGDSAGGSAKMGRDKESQAVLPLRGKVLNTWEVERDRLFANTEIHDISVAIGVDPHGPNDTPDMSGLRYGKVCILSDADVDGSHIQVLLLTLFFRHFPKLIETGHVYVAKPPLFRIDAPARGKKPASKVYALDEGELVATLDKLRKDGVKEGAWSISRFKGLGEMSAEQLWETTLNPDTRRLLQVGLGRLAFGETEGEITKLMGKGEAAARRELMEIRADDIEIDV from the coding sequence ATGGCGACTTCCCCCAAGACTCTCCCCGAATACTCCGAAGGCTCGATCCGCGTCCTCAAGGGCCTCGAGCCGGTCAAGCAGCGTCCGGGCATGTACACCCGGACCGACAACCCCCTGCACATCATCCAGGAAGTGCTCGACAACGCGGCCGACGAAGCGTTGGCGGGCTATGGCAAGAAGATCAAGGTCACGCTGCACACCGACGGTTCGGTCGGCATCGAGGACGACGGCCGCGGCATTCCCTTTGGCCTGCACCCCGAAGAAAAGGCGCCCGTCGTCGAACTCGTGTTCACCCGGCTGCATGCCGGCGGCAAGTTCGACAAGGGCTCGGGCGGCGCCTACAGCTTCTCGGGCGGCCTGCACGGCGTGGGCGTGTCGGTGACCAATGCGCTGTCGAAGCGGCTGGAGGTCGTGTCGCACCGTGAGGGTTCGGTGGCCCAGCTGGCCTTCTCGGCCGGCGACGTGATCGAGCCGCTGCAGATCCGACCGCAGACCGGCGGCGACCGCAAGCAGGGCACCACGGTGCGCGCCTGGCCCGACGCCAAGTACTTCGAGGTGGCGACGCTGCCGATGCACGAGTTGACGCACCTCTTGCGCAGCAAGGCCGTGCTGATGCCGGGCGTGAGCGTCACGCTGGTCAACGAGAAGAGCGGCGACACCCAGACCTGGCTCTACAAGGGCGGCCTGCGCGACTACCTGATGCAGACGCTCAACGGCGAGCCGGTCATCCCGCTGTTCGAAGGCGCCGGCCATGCCGACAAGAACGCCGACAACTTCGCCGAAGGCGAGGGCGCCGACTGGTGCGTGGCCTTCACCGAAGACGGCCAGCCGGTGCGCGAGAGCTACGTCAACCTGATCCCGACCAGCGCCGGCGGCACGCACGAGAGCGGTCTGCGCGACGGCCTGTTCACGGCGGTCAAGAGCTTCATCGAGTTCCACTCGCTGCTGCCCAAGGGCGTGAAGCTGCTGCCCGAAGACGTGTTTGCGCGTGCCTCGTACGTGCTGAGCGCCAAGGTGCTCGACCCGCAGTTCCAGGGCCAGATCAAGGAACGCCTGAATTCGCGCGACGCGGTGCGCCTGGTGTCGAGCTTCGTGCGCCCGGCGCTGGAGCTGTGGCTCAACCAGCACGTCGACTACGGCAAGAAGCTGGCCGAACTCGCGATCAAGGCCGCGCAGACCCGGCAGAAGGCCGGCCAGAAGGTCGAGAAGCGCAAGGGCTCGGGCGTGGCCGTGCTGCCGGGCAAGCTGACCGACTGCGAAAGCAAGGACATCAGCCACAACGAGGTCTTCCTGGTCGAGGGCGATTCCGCCGGCGGCAGCGCCAAGATGGGCCGCGACAAGGAGTCGCAGGCGGTGCTGCCGCTGCGCGGCAAGGTGCTCAACACCTGGGAGGTGGAGCGCGACCGGCTCTTCGCCAACACCGAGATCCACGACATCTCGGTGGCCATCGGCGTCGACCCGCACGGCCCCAACGACACGCCCGACATGAGCGGGTTGCGCTACGGCAAGGTCTGCATCCTGTCCGATGCCGACGTCGATGGCTCGCACATCCAGGTCCTGCTGCTCACGCTGTTCTTCCGCCACTTCCCGAAGCTGATTGAGACCGGCCACGTCTACGTCGCCAAGCCGCCGCTGTTCCGCATCGACGCACCGGCGCGCGGCAAGAAGCCAGCGTCCAAGGTGTATGCGCTGGACGAGGGCGAACTGGTCGCCACGCTCGACAAGCTGCGCAAGGATGGCGTCAAGGAAGGCGCCTGGAGCATCAGCCGCTTCAAGGGCCTGGGCGAAATGAGTGCGGAACAATTGTGGGAAACCACGCTCAATCCGGACACGCGCCGTCTGCTGCAGGTCGGCCTCGGCCGGCTGGCCTTCGGCGAAACCGAAGGCGAGATCACCAAGCTGATGGGCAAGGGCGAGGCCGCCGCGCGACGCGAACTCATGGAAATCCGGGCCGATGACATCGAGATCGATGTCTGA
- the opgC gene encoding OpgC domain-containing protein, translating to MKRLWELDAARGLMLVLMTITHVPSRLTDPVGQPFGFVSAAEGFVLMSAFVSGLVYGRIGYTRGVDTMRSGFWQRALKIYFSQAALLLFVFTVIVALGLKLDQPAVKEMIKYYLANPHEGLLFSLLLVYQPAFLDILPMYILFMLMSPWVIAFAMRHGWSWPIAVSATLWAMSQFGTTHWMYEVTSTALHIPVPYDETGSFDTFSWQFLWFFGMWMGASRSAPDAQPFVFPRWVLGAAVAIAVACFAWRHFGPTGQAPFGDDAGLNLLFDKWHLGPLRLLNLAALGIVAIRFGPPLLARLPRPRWLEDMGSASLPVFCAHLVAVFVVVSLTGGGYAALPYGADLLILGAVFVVLYAVARAVLRWEAGRGVAGKRPIARAGGAQAH from the coding sequence ATGAAACGACTCTGGGAACTCGACGCCGCGCGCGGTCTGATGCTGGTGCTGATGACGATCACGCATGTGCCGTCGCGCCTGACCGACCCGGTCGGCCAGCCCTTCGGCTTCGTGTCGGCCGCCGAGGGCTTCGTGTTGATGTCGGCCTTCGTGTCGGGCCTGGTCTATGGCCGCATCGGCTACACGCGCGGCGTCGACACCATGCGCAGCGGCTTCTGGCAACGCGCGCTCAAGATCTACTTCAGCCAGGCGGCGCTGCTGCTCTTCGTCTTCACCGTCATCGTGGCGCTCGGGCTGAAGCTCGACCAGCCCGCGGTCAAGGAGATGATCAAGTACTACCTCGCCAACCCCCACGAGGGCCTGCTGTTCTCGCTGTTGCTGGTCTACCAGCCGGCCTTCCTCGACATCCTGCCGATGTACATCCTTTTCATGCTGATGAGCCCGTGGGTGATCGCCTTCGCGATGCGTCACGGCTGGTCGTGGCCGATCGCCGTCAGCGCGACGCTGTGGGCGATGTCGCAGTTCGGCACCACGCACTGGATGTACGAGGTGACCAGCACGGCCCTGCACATCCCGGTGCCCTACGACGAGACCGGCTCCTTCGACACCTTCTCGTGGCAGTTCCTCTGGTTCTTCGGCATGTGGATGGGGGCGAGCCGCAGCGCACCGGACGCGCAACCCTTCGTCTTCCCGCGGTGGGTCCTCGGCGCGGCCGTGGCGATCGCTGTGGCCTGTTTCGCGTGGCGGCACTTCGGCCCGACCGGGCAGGCCCCGTTCGGCGATGATGCGGGGCTCAACCTGCTGTTCGACAAGTGGCACCTCGGGCCCTTGCGCTTGCTCAACCTCGCGGCCCTGGGCATCGTCGCGATCCGCTTCGGCCCGCCGCTGCTCGCGCGACTGCCGCGTCCGCGCTGGCTGGAGGACATGGGCTCGGCCTCGTTGCCGGTCTTCTGCGCGCATCTGGTGGCCGTGTTCGTCGTGGTGTCGCTCACGGGCGGCGGCTACGCCGCGCTGCCCTACGGCGCAGACCTGCTCATCCTCGGCGCCGTGTTCGTGGTGCTCTATGCGGTCGCGCGTGCGGTGCTGCGTTGGGAGGCCGGACGCGGCGTGGCGGGCAAGAGGCCGATTGCACGGGCAGGCGGAGCGCAGGCGCATTAG
- a CDS encoding class I SAM-dependent methyltransferase, with protein sequence MRWSHLVPPAGAVLDVACGAGRHMRWFADRGHPTTGVDRSEDAVQAASRHGRVLQADIESGPWPFDGRRFAAVVVTNYLWRPRLPDTVAAVAPGGVLLYETFAAGNETVGKPSRADFLLQPGELLAACTGLRVVAYEDGFLPSPDRFVQRIAAVRPPTTLGAFPERHPLGDPAPGQ encoded by the coding sequence GTGCGCTGGTCTCACCTGGTGCCGCCCGCCGGCGCGGTGCTCGACGTGGCCTGCGGCGCGGGACGGCACATGCGCTGGTTTGCCGACCGCGGCCATCCGACCACCGGCGTCGACCGTTCGGAAGACGCGGTGCAGGCCGCCTCGCGCCATGGGCGCGTGCTGCAGGCCGACATCGAAAGCGGCCCCTGGCCCTTCGACGGGCGGCGCTTCGCGGCCGTCGTCGTCACGAACTACCTCTGGCGCCCTCGCCTGCCCGACACCGTGGCGGCGGTGGCACCGGGCGGGGTGCTGCTCTACGAAACCTTCGCCGCCGGCAACGAGACGGTCGGCAAGCCTTCGCGCGCCGACTTCCTGCTGCAGCCCGGCGAACTGCTGGCCGCCTGCACCGGGCTGCGGGTGGTGGCCTACGAAGACGGCTTCCTGCCGTCGCCGGACCGCTTCGTGCAGCGCATCGCCGCGGTTCGACCGCCCACGACGCTCGGTGCTTTCCCGGAACGGCACCCCCTCGGCGACCCCGCGCCGGGTCAGTAG
- the dapA gene encoding 4-hydroxy-tetrahydrodipicolinate synthase, which yields MHEDGSVDYPALRRLIDWHIDEGTDCLGVVGTTGESPTVDVEEHCEIIRVSVEQAKGRVPVMAGCGANSTKEAIELAKFAKGVGADSQLQVVPYYNKPTQEGQYQHFKAIAEAVGDLPVVLYNVPGRTVADMAHDTVLRLAQVPGIIGIKEATGNIERAQWLIRDLPKHFAVYSGDDPTAVALMLCGGQGNISVTANVAPRKMHELCVAALAGDVATAMRIQFELMPLHRNLFIEPNPIPLKWAMARMGLCGGALRLPLTELGEASRPAVEAALRATGLLKD from the coding sequence ATGCATGAAGACGGCAGCGTCGACTACCCCGCGCTGCGCCGGCTGATCGACTGGCACATCGACGAGGGCACCGACTGCCTGGGCGTGGTCGGTACCACCGGCGAATCCCCCACGGTCGACGTCGAGGAGCACTGCGAAATCATCCGCGTGTCGGTCGAGCAGGCCAAGGGCCGTGTGCCCGTCATGGCCGGCTGCGGCGCTAATTCGACCAAGGAAGCGATCGAGCTGGCCAAGTTCGCCAAGGGCGTCGGTGCCGACTCGCAACTGCAGGTCGTGCCCTACTACAACAAGCCCACGCAGGAAGGCCAGTACCAGCACTTCAAGGCCATCGCCGAAGCGGTGGGCGACCTGCCCGTCGTGCTGTACAACGTGCCCGGCCGCACCGTGGCCGATATGGCGCACGACACCGTGCTGCGCCTGGCGCAGGTGCCGGGCATCATCGGCATCAAGGAAGCGACCGGCAACATCGAGCGGGCCCAGTGGCTGATCCGCGACCTGCCCAAGCACTTCGCTGTGTATTCCGGGGACGACCCCACCGCCGTCGCGCTCATGCTGTGCGGCGGCCAGGGCAACATCAGCGTCACGGCCAACGTGGCGCCGCGCAAGATGCACGAGCTGTGCGTGGCGGCCCTGGCAGGCGACGTCGCTACGGCCATGCGCATCCAGTTCGAACTGATGCCGCTGCACCGCAACCTGTTCATCGAACCCAACCCCATTCCGCTGAAGTGGGCGATGGCGCGCATGGGCCTGTGCGGCGGCGCGCTGCGCCTGCCCCTGACCGAACTCGGCGAAGCCAGCCGGCCGGCCGTCGAAGCCGCCCTGCGCGCCACCGGACTGCTCAAGGACTGA